From the genome of Virgibacillus siamensis, one region includes:
- the ytvI gene encoding sporulation integral membrane protein YtvI, which produces MTVDKHFLHQLLRFCLVITLLITGILLLHYSFIYLYPFILAGILSFLLHPLVTLTEKILKMPRPLASFTVLTTSLLLLTAIIVFVVVEFIQGSAYLAESIPAHFQSFIHELEHMVEEKVLPFYHKLTSFFHTLNPTQQEAINNYVTELIDQFAIIGTNILYSILMSIPHTLSMLPGSVAALMFIVIASYFIINDWNAIGRSIKKRIPNTAHESFETIWKHLKKAIFGFLKAQLILISLTTIIIYTGLLIIGNPYPLTVALLAALVDILPLVGTGIIFIPWIVYVFLTGDYELTISLSVLYMTVVIQRQLLEPKIISSSIGLNPLAVLIVLFAGLKIWGIAGLFIGPFLLILFQAFREAGAIHYIWHFIKG; this is translated from the coding sequence ATGACAGTGGACAAGCACTTCCTTCACCAGCTTTTGCGATTCTGTTTAGTTATCACATTACTCATAACAGGAATATTACTATTGCATTACTCTTTTATATACCTATACCCGTTTATTCTTGCTGGTATTCTTTCCTTTCTGCTTCATCCGCTCGTGACATTAACCGAGAAAATACTGAAAATGCCGCGTCCGCTTGCTTCTTTCACGGTGCTGACGACTTCTTTACTCTTGTTAACCGCAATTATCGTATTTGTTGTAGTGGAATTTATCCAAGGCAGTGCATATCTTGCAGAAAGCATACCAGCGCATTTTCAATCTTTCATCCATGAACTCGAGCACATGGTGGAGGAAAAAGTACTGCCTTTTTATCATAAACTTACATCTTTTTTTCATACATTAAATCCGACGCAGCAGGAGGCTATTAATAATTATGTAACCGAACTTATTGATCAGTTCGCAATTATCGGCACGAATATCCTGTACAGCATCCTGATGTCTATACCCCATACATTATCAATGCTGCCGGGATCAGTGGCAGCATTGATGTTTATCGTAATCGCATCATATTTCATCATTAATGATTGGAATGCCATTGGCAGATCCATAAAAAAACGAATACCGAACACTGCACATGAGTCATTCGAAACCATCTGGAAACATTTGAAAAAAGCAATTTTCGGGTTTCTAAAAGCACAATTAATCCTTATTTCGCTAACAACAATCATTATTTATACCGGTCTTCTGATAATCGGTAATCCATATCCGTTGACTGTTGCATTGTTGGCTGCATTGGTTGATATTCTTCCGCTTGTCGGAACCGGCATTATTTTTATTCCATGGATTGTTTATGTGTTTTTGACCGGTGATTATGAACTGACGATTTCCTTGTCTGTATTATACATGACTGTCGTAATCCAGCGGCAATTGCTCGAACCAAAAATCATCTCCAGCAGTATTGGATTGAACCCTTTGGCGGTATTGATTGTACTATTTGCCGGCTTAAAAATATGGGGAATCGCTGGTTTATTCATTGGACCATTTTTGCTCATCCTGTTTCAGGCATTCCGAGAGGCTGGCGCCATTCATTATATATGGCACTTTATCAAAGGGTAG
- a CDS encoding FxsA family protein produces MRWLLLAFLIIPAMEIGIFIWAGGVIGPWWVVASILLTGIAGISIAKIQGMETWRRAQNSMNQGIMPANEIIDGICIFIGAVLLFTPGFITDTAGFILVLPFTRRPFKTLLQRFIKNRMNKGTIIYHKW; encoded by the coding sequence ATGCGCTGGTTGTTACTTGCATTTTTAATTATTCCCGCAATGGAAATTGGTATTTTTATCTGGGCAGGCGGTGTGATTGGTCCATGGTGGGTGGTTGCATCTATTTTACTCACTGGTATTGCAGGTATATCAATTGCGAAAATCCAGGGTATGGAAACCTGGAGGCGGGCGCAGAACTCCATGAATCAAGGAATAATGCCGGCCAATGAAATTATTGATGGGATCTGTATTTTTATTGGTGCTGTACTTTTGTTCACACCGGGGTTTATAACGGATACTGCCGGTTTCATCCTGGTACTTCCGTTTACAAGGAGACCATTTAAAACGTTGCTTCAGCGATTTATTAAAAACCGTATGAATAAAGGCACTATTATCTACCACAAATGGTAA
- the pyk gene encoding pyruvate kinase, which produces MRKTKIVCTIGPASESIDTLEQLIESGMNVARLNFSHGDYEEHGRRIENIRKAAEKAGQTVAILLDTKGPEIRTGSFVNGEAMIKEGNTVYIAMNDVEGTAERFSVTYGGLINDVYEGSKILLDDGLIELEVMDIDHGNQELKTKALNSGLIKNKKGVNVPNVSVKLPGITEKDANDIEFGIEQGIDFIAASFVRRSSDILEIKELLERHDATHIQLIPKIENQEGVDNIESILEVSDGLMVARGDLGVEIPAEDVPLVQKHLITICNTAGKPVITATQMLDSMQRNPRPTRAEASDVANAIFDGTDAIMLSGETAAGNYPVESVQTMSNIALKAETGLDHTTILRNRSRSVDMTITDAISQSVTHTAMNLTVSAIITPTESGHTARMISKYRPKATIVAVTFSERVNRRLALVWGVHAVMGGLAQSTDEMLDIAVDSGLSTNLFKRGSRVLITAGVPVGESGTTNLMKVHVIGDVMAKGQGIGRKSAYGKAVIAKSAEEAMEKVKDDDIIVTYGTDRDMMPAIEKAAGIITEEGGLTSHAAVVGLSLGIPVVVGVKDAFDLIHDGEDITIDGAKGDIYKGHASVL; this is translated from the coding sequence ATGCGAAAAACAAAAATAGTATGTACGATTGGACCAGCCTCTGAATCGATTGATACACTGGAACAATTGATTGAATCCGGGATGAATGTAGCCCGGTTGAATTTCTCACATGGTGACTATGAGGAACATGGCAGGCGCATTGAAAATATACGAAAGGCAGCAGAAAAAGCCGGTCAAACAGTAGCGATTTTGCTGGATACGAAAGGACCGGAAATCAGAACCGGTTCATTTGTCAATGGTGAAGCAATGATTAAAGAGGGCAATACAGTATACATCGCTATGAATGATGTTGAAGGGACTGCTGAACGTTTTTCAGTAACTTACGGCGGGTTAATTAATGATGTGTATGAAGGCTCAAAAATATTGCTTGATGACGGATTGATTGAATTGGAAGTAATGGATATCGATCATGGTAATCAGGAGCTAAAAACAAAAGCACTTAATTCCGGGTTGATCAAAAACAAAAAAGGGGTAAATGTTCCCAATGTAAGTGTAAAGCTGCCCGGAATAACCGAAAAGGATGCGAACGATATCGAGTTCGGGATTGAACAGGGAATTGATTTTATAGCTGCGTCATTTGTCAGAAGATCATCCGATATACTGGAAATAAAAGAGCTTCTGGAAAGACATGATGCTACCCATATTCAGCTTATCCCCAAAATTGAAAATCAGGAAGGCGTCGATAATATTGAATCCATTCTCGAAGTCAGTGATGGATTAATGGTAGCCCGCGGTGACTTGGGAGTTGAAATTCCTGCTGAAGACGTTCCATTGGTACAGAAACATTTGATTACAATTTGCAATACTGCCGGTAAGCCTGTCATAACGGCGACGCAAATGCTTGATTCCATGCAGCGTAACCCAAGGCCGACAAGGGCAGAAGCGTCTGATGTTGCAAATGCCATTTTTGATGGTACGGATGCAATCATGCTATCAGGGGAGACTGCTGCTGGTAATTATCCGGTGGAATCGGTGCAGACAATGAGTAATATAGCGTTAAAAGCAGAAACTGGATTGGATCATACGACTATTTTGCGTAATCGCTCAAGATCAGTTGATATGACAATCACTGATGCGATTAGTCAGTCTGTTACACACACTGCCATGAATTTGACAGTTAGTGCAATCATTACACCGACTGAGAGTGGTCATACTGCCAGAATGATTTCCAAATACCGTCCAAAGGCTACGATTGTTGCTGTGACATTTTCTGAACGTGTAAACCGTCGATTGGCTCTTGTTTGGGGCGTTCATGCTGTAATGGGTGGTCTGGCTCAATCAACAGACGAAATGCTGGACATTGCTGTTGACAGCGGGTTAAGCACAAATTTGTTCAAACGCGGCAGCAGGGTGCTGATAACAGCCGGTGTACCTGTCGGTGAAAGTGGAACAACAAATTTAATGAAAGTACATGTTATCGGAGACGTTATGGCTAAGGGGCAAGGGATTGGCCGTAAGAGTGCATACGGGAAAGCAGTCATCGCCAAAAGCGCAGAGGAAGCGATGGAAAAAGTAAAAGATGATGATATTATTGTAACGTATGGAACAGACCGTGACATGATGCCGGCTATTGAAAAAGCCGCCGGAATTATAACAGAAGAAGGTGGACTGACATCACACGCGGCTGTTGTGGGATTAAGTCTGGGAATTCCTGTTGTTGTTGGAGTCAAAGATGCATTTGACCTTATCCATGATGGGGAAGATATAACGATTGATGGTGCAAAAGGTGATATATATAAAGGGCATGCAAGCGTCCTGTAA
- the pfkA gene encoding 6-phosphofructokinase: MKKIGVLTSGGDAPGMNAAIRAVVRKAIYHNMEVYAVKNGFQGLIEGNIEKMNIGSVGDIIQRGGTILRSARCDEFKTDAGQNKGIEQLKKFGIEGLIVIGGDGSFRGAQKLTEKGYPCIGVPGTIDNDIAGTDFTIGFDTALNTIIEAIDKIRDTATSHERTYVIEVMGRDAGDLALWAGLADGAESILVPEKADDFQEVIERLKRGHERGKKHSIIILAEGVGSGLSYGERIQEATKLETRVTVLGHIQRGGSPTASDRVLASRLGAKAIDLLINGKAGRMVGIQNNQLIDHDILKVLSEEHQIDNDMYQLSKELSI, translated from the coding sequence ATGAAAAAAATTGGTGTTTTGACAAGTGGCGGAGACGCACCCGGCATGAATGCTGCGATACGTGCTGTTGTGCGAAAAGCCATTTATCATAATATGGAAGTATATGCAGTGAAAAATGGATTTCAAGGACTTATTGAGGGCAACATAGAGAAAATGAATATTGGTTCTGTCGGTGATATTATTCAACGCGGCGGAACAATTCTGCGTTCCGCAAGGTGTGATGAATTTAAAACGGATGCCGGACAGAACAAGGGTATCGAACAGCTGAAAAAGTTTGGAATCGAGGGTCTTATTGTGATCGGCGGTGATGGAAGCTTCCGCGGTGCTCAAAAGTTGACCGAAAAGGGCTATCCTTGTATTGGTGTTCCTGGTACGATTGATAACGATATTGCGGGAACAGATTTTACAATCGGCTTCGACACGGCGTTGAATACCATCATTGAGGCGATTGACAAAATCCGTGATACAGCAACATCACATGAACGTACATATGTGATTGAGGTCATGGGAAGGGACGCTGGTGATCTTGCTTTATGGGCAGGACTTGCCGATGGAGCGGAAAGCATCCTTGTCCCGGAGAAGGCTGATGATTTTCAGGAAGTAATTGAACGCTTGAAACGCGGGCACGAGCGTGGCAAAAAACATAGTATCATAATTCTTGCCGAAGGTGTCGGAAGCGGTCTTTCTTATGGTGAACGAATACAGGAAGCGACAAAACTTGAAACAAGAGTAACCGTACTCGGTCATATCCAACGTGGAGGATCTCCAACAGCATCTGATCGGGTTCTGGCCAGCAGACTTGGAGCGAAAGCGATTGATCTGCTGATTAATGGCAAGGCAGGGCGAATGGTTGGAATTCAAAATAATCAACTGATTGATCATGACATATTAAAAGTATTGTCTGAAGAACATCAAATCGACAATGATATGTACCAATTATCCAAAGAGTTATCGATATAA